The following DNA comes from Janthinobacterium sp. TB1-E2.
CCCCGCTGCGGCCAGGCATTTTATGTGCATGCGGACCGCACACGCGTGAAACAGGTGATGGTCAACCTGCTATCGAACGCCATCAAGTACAACCAGGGCGGCGGCGCCGTCACCGTCGAATGCAGCCGCCACGGCGAGCGTGTGCGCGTGAGCGTGCGCGACAGTGGCGCCGGTCTCGATGCGGGCCAGGTGGCCCAGCTGTTCCAGCCCTTCAACCGCCTGGGCCAGGAAAACAGCACGGAAGAGGGCACGGGTATCGGCCTCGTCGTCACCAAGCAATTGGTCGAATTGATGGGCGGCACTATCGGCGTCGACAGCACGGTCGGCGTGGGCACCACGTTCTGGTTCGAGCTGGCCGCCAGCAGTGCGCCGGCCCTGGTGCTGGGCGATGGCGACGCGCTGCCGCAGGTGCAGGAGCCGCAGGAAAGCCAGCGCACCTTGCTGTACGTGGAAGACAATCCCGCCAACCTGGCGCTGGTGGAGCAATTGATCGCCCGCCGCAGCGATTTGAAACTGCTCACGGCCATCGATGCGCACCTGGGCATCGACCTGGCGCGCACGTATCAGCCGGACGTCATCCTGATGGACATCAACTTGCCCGGCATCAGCGGCTTTGGCGCCCTGCATATCCTGCATGACGACCCGCTCACGAGCCATATTCCCGTGATGGCCCTGTCGGCCAACGCCGTGCCGCGCGACATCGAGAAGGGCCTGGAAGCGGGCTTCTTCCGCTACCTGACCAAGCCGATCAAGGTCGTCGAATTCATGGATGCGCTCGACGTGGCCCTGCACCATGCGGCCGCGCACGGCCTGGCCGACGACATTCACGCAATACGCTAATTCAGCATTTATTTTTAGGAATACCGCCATGCTTCAAGCCACCGAGATCCTGAACGCCAGCATCCTCATCGTCGATGACCAGGAGGCGAACGTCATGCTGCTGGAACAGGTGCTGCGCAATGCCGGCTATACGCGCATCACGTCCACCATGGACCCGCAAGCCGTGCGCGCGCTGCACCAGCAGCACCGCTACGACCTGATCCTGCTCGACTTGCAGATGCCGGAAATGGATGGCTTCGAAGTCATGGAAGGCTTGCGCGACATCGAGGCGGGCAGCTATCTGCCCGTGCTGGTGATCACGGCCCAGCCCGGCCACAAACTGCGCGCGCTGCAGGCGGGCGCCAAGGACTTCGTCAGCAAACCGTTCGACCTGGTGGAAGTGAAAACGCGCATCCACAACATGCTGGAAGTGCGCCTGCTGTACCAGAAGCTGGCCGAATACAACAAGTCGCTCGAGCAGATGGTGGAAGAACGCACGGCGGAGCTGCGCGAAAGCGAAGCGCGCTTCCAGCGTTTCACGGAACTGTCATCCGACTGGTACTGGGAACAGGATGCGCAGGGCAACCTGACGCGCTTTTCCGGCCCCGTGGCTGAAATGCTGGGCATCGGCAGCGAGCAAGAGCCGCAGCGCTGGAATGCCACCGAGCGTGCATTGCTCGACGCAAAAATCGCCGCGCGCGAACCGTTCCTCGATTTCATCTACAGCCGCGCCAACCTCGACGGCAGCACGCAGTACCTGCAGGTGAGCGGCGAACCGATGTTCGACAATGGCAGCCGCTTCATCGGCTACCGCGGCATCGGCCTCGATGTCACGGAGCGCCATCGCATTGCCTGATTTATACTGGGTGCTATCGATACTGACCAGGAAAAATCATGACTGACAAATCAACGCCGCAATACTGGTTCCCCGCCAAGACCTATGGCTGGGGCTGGGGCTTGCCCATCACGTGGCAGGGCTGGCTGGTGTTCCTGGCCGCGCTGGCGCTGTTCGCCTGCGGCGCCTTTCTGTTTCCGCCGCAAACCATGCTGGTCGGCTACATCGTCTATGAAGTAGCCATCGTTGCCGTGCTCATTTTCATCTGCCAGCTGAAGGGCGAACCGACCAGTTGGCGCTGGGGCAAGAAGAAGTAGAGCGATGTACAAAGACGACACCTGCAAGAAATCATCTGGCCGCGCGGCGTGAACCGCGTATAATTGGCTCGCTGCCGCAAGGCGGCAAACGCTAGGGGTCCTGCCTTTCGCTGTGGAAACACGGTGCAAGCGCGGGTGAGAAATACCCTCCGAACCTGATCTGGATAATGCCAGCGAAGGGAAGCTTTAGGATGAACGCACCCCGCCTTTCCGCGTGCGTGATTCCGAACCTCCTTAGCTGGCTCCAGGCTTAAAAATAGTCTAGCCAAGGAGCCAAAATGAACGCCAACCCGAAATTCCTCTCCGCCACCGCCACGGTCGACGAAGCCGCCATCGCGCCGCTGCCCAATTCGCGCAAGATCTATGTTGAAGGCAGCCGCCCCGACATCCGCGTGCCCATGCGCGAGATCAGCCAGTCCGACACGGAAGCGTCGTTCGGCGGCGAAAAGAATCCGCCGATCTACGTCTATGACACCTCCGGCCCGTACACGGACCCGGACGTGCAGATCGACATCCGCTCGGGCCTCGATACGCCGCGCCTGCCGTGGATCGTCGAACGTGCCGATACGGAAGAATTGCCGGGCCCGACCTCCGACTACGGCATCGCCCGCCTGGCGGACCCGAAGCTGGCCGAGCTGCGTTTCAACCTGCACCGCAAGCCGCGCCGCGCCATCGCCGGCAAGAACGTGACGCAGATGCATTACGCGCGCCAGGGCATCATCACGCCGGAAATGGAATTCGTGGCCATCCGCGAAAACATGCGCCGCCAGGAATATTTGCGTGAGCTGAAAGCGTCCGGTCCCATGGGCGAGCGCCTGGCCGACCTGATGGGCCGCCAGCATCCGGGCCAGTCGTTTGGCGCCAGCATCCCGGCCGAGATCACGCCGGAATTCGTGCGCGAGGAAATTGCCCGCGGCCGCGCCATCATCCCCGCCAACATCAACCATCCGGAAGTCGAGCCGATGATTATCGGCCGCAATTTCCTCGTGAAAATCAACGCGAATATTGGCAACTCGGCCGTCACTTCGTCGATCGGCGAGGAAGTGGAAAAGATGACCTGGGCCATCCGCTGGGGCGGCGATAACGTGATGGATCTGTCGACCGGCAAGCACATCCACGAGACGCGCGAATGGATCGTGCGCAACAGCCCCGTGCCGATCGGCACCGTGCCCATCTACCAGGCACTGGAAAAGGTCAATGGCAAGGCCGAAGATTTAACTTGGGAAATTTTCCGCGACACCCTGATCGAGCAGGCCGAGCAGGGCGTCGATTACTTCACCATCCACGCGGGCGTGCTGCTGCGCTATGTGCCGATGACAGCCAAGCGCCTGACGGGCATCGTGTCGCGCGGCGGCTCCATCATGGCGAAATGGTGTCTGGCACACCACCAGGAATCATTCCTGTACACGCATTTCGAAGAGATTTGCGAAATCATGAAAGCGTACGACGTGTCGTTCTCGCTGGGCGACGGCTTGCGTCCCGGCTCCATCTACGATGCCAACGACGAGGCGCAGCTGGGCGAACTGAAAACCCTGGGTGAGCTGACGCAAGTCGCCTGGAAGCACGATGTGCAAGTGATGATCGAGGGGCCTGGCCACGTACCGATGCAGCTCATTAAAGAAAACATGGACTTGCAGTTGGAACAGTGCGGCGAAGCGCCGTTCTATACCTTGGGGCCATTGACGACCGATATCGCGCCCGGCTACGACCACATCACGTCCGGCATTGGCGCTGCCATGATCGGCTGGTATGGCACGGCCATGTTGTGCTACGTGACGCCGAAGGAACACCTGGGCCTGCCCAACAAGGCGGACGTCAAGGACGGCATCATTACCTACAAGATTGCGGCGCACGCGGCCGACCTGGCCAAGGGCCATCCGGGTGCGCAAATCCGCGACAACGCGCTGTCGAAAGCCCGCTTTGAATTCCGCTGGGATGACCAGTTCAACATCGGCCTGGACCCGGACAAGGCGCGCGAATTCCACGATGAAACTTTGCCCAAGGATTCGGCCAAGGTGGCCCATTTCTGCTCCATGTGCGGCCCGCATTTCTGCTCGATGAAGATCACGCAGGAAGTGCGCGAATACGCGGCCGGCATGGGCATCGCGGAAGACAAGGCGCTCAAGCAGGGCATGGAAATCAAGGCCATCGAATTCATCAAGAACGGCGCCGAGCTGTACCGCAAGGTCTGAGGGAGAGCGTGATGCCTGCATTCATCAACATCAC
Coding sequences within:
- the thiC gene encoding phosphomethylpyrimidine synthase ThiC — translated: MNANPKFLSATATVDEAAIAPLPNSRKIYVEGSRPDIRVPMREISQSDTEASFGGEKNPPIYVYDTSGPYTDPDVQIDIRSGLDTPRLPWIVERADTEELPGPTSDYGIARLADPKLAELRFNLHRKPRRAIAGKNVTQMHYARQGIITPEMEFVAIRENMRRQEYLRELKASGPMGERLADLMGRQHPGQSFGASIPAEITPEFVREEIARGRAIIPANINHPEVEPMIIGRNFLVKINANIGNSAVTSSIGEEVEKMTWAIRWGGDNVMDLSTGKHIHETREWIVRNSPVPIGTVPIYQALEKVNGKAEDLTWEIFRDTLIEQAEQGVDYFTIHAGVLLRYVPMTAKRLTGIVSRGGSIMAKWCLAHHQESFLYTHFEEICEIMKAYDVSFSLGDGLRPGSIYDANDEAQLGELKTLGELTQVAWKHDVQVMIEGPGHVPMQLIKENMDLQLEQCGEAPFYTLGPLTTDIAPGYDHITSGIGAAMIGWYGTAMLCYVTPKEHLGLPNKADVKDGIITYKIAAHAADLAKGHPGAQIRDNALSKARFEFRWDDQFNIGLDPDKAREFHDETLPKDSAKVAHFCSMCGPHFCSMKITQEVREYAAGMGIAEDKALKQGMEIKAIEFIKNGAELYRKV
- a CDS encoding response regulator; this encodes MLQATEILNASILIVDDQEANVMLLEQVLRNAGYTRITSTMDPQAVRALHQQHRYDLILLDLQMPEMDGFEVMEGLRDIEAGSYLPVLVITAQPGHKLRALQAGAKDFVSKPFDLVEVKTRIHNMLEVRLLYQKLAEYNKSLEQMVEERTAELRESEARFQRFTELSSDWYWEQDAQGNLTRFSGPVAEMLGIGSEQEPQRWNATERALLDAKIAAREPFLDFIYSRANLDGSTQYLQVSGEPMFDNGSRFIGYRGIGLDVTERHRIA